The Methylomonas koyamae genome has a segment encoding these proteins:
- a CDS encoding thiosulfate oxidation carrier protein SoxY → MTCSRRNFLKTSGVLATGGLLAAGASDSRAARLAEDFATGDFAGRYASLFGDQTVSESELIQLILPEIAEDGAVVPVTISSELDGIERLYLLADKNPTPLVAEFELTPLLALHLTARIKLAESSRVTLVASREGQLLRCSRWVKVMRGGCGSG, encoded by the coding sequence ATGACCTGTTCTCGGCGAAATTTTCTGAAGACCAGCGGCGTATTGGCGACCGGCGGACTGTTAGCCGCCGGAGCAAGCGATAGCCGCGCCGCGCGCTTGGCCGAGGATTTTGCCACCGGCGACTTTGCCGGCCGCTACGCCAGCCTGTTCGGCGACCAAACCGTCAGCGAAAGCGAACTTATCCAATTGATTTTGCCGGAAATCGCCGAAGACGGCGCCGTAGTGCCGGTCACAATCAGCAGCGAGCTGGACGGCATCGAGCGGCTTTATCTATTGGCCGATAAAAACCCGACGCCGCTGGTTGCCGAATTCGAACTGACGCCGTTGCTTGCACTACATCTGACCGCGCGCATCAAACTGGCGGAATCCAGCCGAGTGACGTTGGTTGCCAGCCGCGAAGGTCAGTTATTGCGCTGTAGCCGTTGGGTCAAGGTGATGCGCGGCGGCTGCGGGAGCGGTTGA
- the nagZ gene encoding beta-N-acetylhexosaminidase translates to MKPLAIGPVMIDIAGHSLTALDQEKIAHPNTGALILFSRNYESPQQVAELIRSIRQARNGDILIAVDQEGGRVQRFQTGFTRLPAAAHYAERPELAAVAGWLMASEILAVGADFSFAPVLDVDCGVSTIIGNRSFSPDPERAADLAGKFRAGMRAAGMAATGKHFPGHGAVALDSHLDLPVDERSLDDIRRQDLVPFRRLIAEGLEAVMPAHVLYPQVDRYPAGFSEIWLQRILRQELGFDGAIFSDDLSMAGAASIGDFNERAGLALQAGCDMLLVCNDPAAAEQVLDSLPPSRNEKRERRLQAMRGRGSLGLDDLPAHPQWRQFSQQISEFYESLA, encoded by the coding sequence ATGAAACCACTCGCTATCGGCCCGGTGATGATAGACATCGCAGGCCACAGCCTGACCGCGCTGGACCAAGAAAAAATCGCACATCCCAACACCGGCGCCCTGATCCTGTTTTCCCGCAATTACGAAAGTCCGCAACAAGTTGCCGAATTGATCCGCAGCATCCGCCAGGCCCGCAACGGCGATATTTTGATCGCCGTGGACCAGGAGGGCGGCCGCGTCCAGCGCTTTCAAACCGGTTTTACCCGCTTGCCGGCGGCGGCGCACTATGCCGAGCGGCCGGAACTGGCGGCAGTCGCCGGCTGGCTGATGGCCAGCGAAATTCTGGCCGTGGGCGCCGACTTCAGTTTCGCGCCGGTGCTGGATGTCGATTGCGGCGTCAGCACAATCATCGGCAACCGCTCGTTCTCGCCGGATCCGGAGCGAGCTGCGGATCTGGCCGGCAAGTTCCGCGCCGGCATGCGTGCCGCCGGCATGGCCGCCACCGGCAAACACTTTCCCGGCCACGGTGCGGTAGCCTTGGATTCGCATCTGGACTTGCCTGTGGACGAACGCAGCCTGGACGATATCCGCCGCCAAGATCTGGTTCCGTTCCGGCGTTTGATTGCCGAAGGCCTGGAAGCGGTGATGCCGGCGCATGTGCTATATCCGCAGGTCGACCGCTATCCGGCCGGCTTCTCCGAAATTTGGCTGCAACGGATACTGCGCCAGGAATTGGGCTTCGACGGCGCCATTTTCAGCGACGACTTGAGTATGGCCGGCGCCGCCAGTATCGGCGACTTCAACGAACGCGCCGGGTTGGCCCTGCAAGCCGGCTGCGACATGCTGTTGGTTTGCAACGATCCGGCCGCGGCGGAACAGGTGCTGGATAGTTTACCGCCCAGCCGCAACGAAAAACGCGAACGACGCCTGCAGGCCATGCGCGGCCGCGGCTCGCTGGGCCTGGACGATCTGCCGGCCCACCCGCAATGGCGCCAATTTTCCCAACAAATCAGCGAGTTTTATGAATCCCTTGCTTGA
- a CDS encoding S-methyl-5'-thioinosine phosphorylase has product MTLAIIGGTGLTQIEQLNITGQRELETPFGAPSASYVFGELNGQSLIFLARHGNPHRIPPHKINYRANIWGLKQLGATEIIGVAAVGGIGAEMGPARIAIPDQLIDYSYGREHSFFADDLAHVTHIDFTEPYTPSLRRRIVQAAASAGIDAYDGGVYGCTQGPRLETVAEIKRMANDGCDLVGMTGMPEAALARELEIPYANISVVANWAAGIVEGEITMAEIEKNLLTGMSNAIALLQATVLSATGG; this is encoded by the coding sequence ATGACATTGGCAATTATCGGCGGCACCGGCCTGACCCAAATCGAACAACTCAACATTACCGGCCAACGCGAGCTGGAAACGCCGTTCGGTGCGCCCTCCGCGTCCTATGTATTCGGCGAACTGAACGGACAATCCTTGATATTTCTGGCTCGGCACGGCAATCCGCACCGGATTCCGCCGCACAAAATCAATTACCGCGCCAATATCTGGGGCTTAAAACAACTGGGCGCAACGGAAATCATCGGTGTCGCCGCCGTCGGCGGCATAGGCGCGGAAATGGGTCCGGCTCGCATCGCGATTCCCGACCAATTGATCGATTACAGTTACGGCCGCGAACATAGCTTTTTTGCCGACGACCTGGCACACGTCACCCATATCGATTTCACCGAACCCTACACGCCGAGCTTAAGGCGGCGGATCGTGCAGGCGGCGGCATCCGCCGGAATCGACGCATACGACGGCGGCGTCTACGGCTGTACGCAGGGACCGAGATTGGAAACGGTCGCCGAAATCAAGCGCATGGCCAACGACGGCTGCGATCTGGTTGGTATGACCGGTATGCCGGAGGCGGCGCTGGCCCGCGAACTGGAAATACCCTATGCGAACATTTCGGTGGTAGCCAACTGGGCAGCCGGCATCGTCGAAGGCGAAATTACAATGGCCGAAATCGAAAAAAATCTGCTGACCGGCATGAGCAATGCCATAGCGCTGTTGCAGGCAACGGTACTGTCGGCGACAGGCGGCTGA
- the dmeF gene encoding CDF family Co(II)/Ni(II) efflux transporter DmeF — MHEHQLGNWQHSHDFARINRKGERRTKWVLALTFTTMLVEIAAGMQFHSMALLADGWHMATHVVAFMIAIFAYRYSRIHQHDQTFAFSPAKVSVLGGFASSIALAMVAFVMVADSIERLLAPQAIHFDEAILVAEVGLLINLLSALLLGDHHHHHGDHHHHDHDHDHDHDHDHEHEHEHEHEHESRGHHDHNLRAAYLHVVADALTSVLAIVALLSGKYYGWAWLDTVMGFVGATVILVWAAGLIRDTSPILLDQSINAGYAAKIRTALEQDGECRVVDLHIWPVSANHYAVIVGLVTQHPQSPQHYKRLLAGFRKLDHITVEVNGCVGADCVAE, encoded by the coding sequence ATGCATGAACATCAACTCGGCAATTGGCAACATTCTCACGATTTCGCCCGAATCAACCGTAAAGGCGAACGCCGCACCAAATGGGTATTGGCGCTGACGTTTACTACGATGCTGGTGGAAATTGCCGCCGGCATGCAGTTCCACTCGATGGCGTTGCTGGCCGACGGCTGGCATATGGCGACCCATGTCGTTGCCTTCATGATCGCGATTTTTGCTTACCGTTATAGCCGCATCCATCAGCACGACCAGACTTTTGCCTTCAGTCCGGCCAAAGTCAGCGTATTGGGCGGTTTTGCCAGTTCCATCGCGTTGGCGATGGTGGCATTCGTCATGGTGGCCGATTCGATCGAGCGGTTGTTGGCGCCGCAAGCCATCCATTTCGACGAAGCGATTTTGGTGGCCGAAGTGGGTTTGTTGATCAATCTGTTGAGCGCGTTGTTATTGGGCGACCACCACCACCACCACGGCGACCATCATCACCACGACCACGACCACGACCACGACCACGACCACGACCACGAGCATGAGCATGAGCATGAGCATGAGCATGAAAGCCGCGGCCACCACGACCACAATCTGCGCGCGGCCTATTTGCATGTGGTGGCCGACGCCTTGACCTCGGTGTTGGCGATCGTGGCGCTGCTGTCCGGCAAATATTACGGTTGGGCTTGGCTGGATACGGTGATGGGTTTCGTCGGCGCGACGGTAATCTTGGTTTGGGCGGCTGGTTTGATTCGGGACACCAGTCCGATTCTGCTGGACCAGAGTATCAATGCCGGCTATGCCGCCAAGATACGGACCGCTTTGGAACAGGACGGAGAATGCCGAGTCGTCGATTTGCACATCTGGCCGGTCAGCGCCAACCATTATGCGGTTATTGTCGGTTTGGTGACGCAGCATCCGCAATCGCCGCAACATTACAAGCGCCTGTTGGCCGGATTCCGCAAGTTGGACCACATCACGGTGGAAGTCAACGGCTGCGTCGGTGCGGATTGCGTTGCAGAATAA
- the xseA gene encoding exodeoxyribonuclease VII large subunit has product MTDSESIYSVSELNRETKRLLANHFRTVQVQGEISNLSLPSSGHYYFTLKDTQAQIRCAMFKGQQQRLRFKPANGDLVVATAQVSLYEPRGDYQLVVEHLAEAGDGALRLAFERLKQKLLAEGLFDQERKKPLPALPSRIGVITSPSGAAIHDILSVLKRRFPAIPVLVYPVAVQGDNAKFEISAALAKANRDPQADVLILARGGGSLEDLWAFNEEIVARAIAASEIPVISAVGHEVDFSIADFVADLRAPTPSAAAERVVPDANTLLGAFVGFERQILRLMQQKLLRQQQHLQWLQKALGSQHPGQKLQRNAQRLDELELRLQHALQNRLSQARQQLAVREQRLYRNQPLAAIKSQQRQLQFFRQRLQAAMHGKIAMLKSRHAAAAQTLHAVSPLATLERGYAIVQHHGSPQLVKSIGPLNAGDLLDTRFADGSIVSRITDICRD; this is encoded by the coding sequence ATGACCGATTCCGAATCGATATACAGCGTTTCCGAACTTAATCGCGAGACCAAGCGCTTATTGGCCAACCATTTCCGAACCGTGCAGGTGCAAGGCGAAATATCCAACCTGAGCCTGCCCTCGTCCGGGCATTATTACTTTACCTTGAAGGATACCCAGGCGCAGATCCGTTGCGCGATGTTCAAGGGCCAACAACAACGTTTACGTTTCAAACCGGCCAACGGCGACTTGGTCGTGGCCACAGCGCAGGTCAGTTTGTACGAGCCGCGCGGCGATTACCAATTGGTGGTGGAACATTTGGCCGAAGCCGGAGACGGCGCCTTGCGGCTGGCTTTCGAACGCCTGAAACAGAAATTGCTGGCGGAGGGCTTGTTCGACCAGGAACGAAAAAAGCCGCTGCCCGCCCTGCCAAGCCGCATCGGCGTCATCACCTCGCCCAGCGGCGCCGCGATCCACGACATTCTCAGCGTATTGAAACGGCGTTTTCCGGCGATACCGGTACTGGTTTATCCGGTTGCGGTACAAGGAGACAACGCTAAATTCGAAATCAGCGCAGCCTTGGCCAAGGCGAACCGCGATCCGCAAGCCGACGTTCTGATTCTGGCCCGCGGCGGCGGTTCGCTGGAGGATTTGTGGGCTTTCAACGAAGAAATCGTCGCCCGCGCCATTGCCGCCAGCGAGATTCCGGTCATCTCCGCCGTCGGCCACGAAGTCGATTTCAGCATTGCCGATTTCGTCGCCGATTTGCGCGCGCCGACCCCGTCGGCTGCCGCCGAACGGGTGGTGCCGGATGCGAATACCCTGCTCGGCGCGTTCGTGGGCTTCGAGCGCCAAATCCTGCGGCTGATGCAGCAAAAATTGCTGCGCCAGCAGCAGCATCTGCAATGGCTGCAAAAAGCCTTAGGCAGTCAGCATCCCGGCCAAAAGCTGCAACGCAACGCCCAGCGCCTGGACGAATTGGAACTGCGCTTGCAGCATGCTTTGCAAAATCGACTGAGCCAGGCCCGCCAGCAGTTGGCGGTCCGCGAACAACGCCTATACCGTAACCAACCACTGGCAGCGATAAAGTCCCAGCAACGGCAATTGCAATTTTTCCGGCAACGGCTACAGGCCGCGATGCACGGCAAAATCGCGATGCTGAAAAGCCGCCATGCCGCCGCGGCGCAAACCCTGCACGCCGTCAGTCCGCTGGCGACGCTGGAACGCGGTTATGCCATCGTCCAACACCACGGCTCGCCGCAGTTGGTCAAGTCGATCGGCCCGCTAAACGCCGGCGACTTGCTCGACACCCGCTTCGCCGACGGCAGCATCGTTAGCCGGATCACCGACATTTGCCGCGATTGA
- a CDS encoding hypoxanthine-guanine phosphoribosyltransferase, giving the protein MNPLLEEIRLVEQQALLLHSEAEVEAALDDMAAHINRTLADSNLLVLCVINGGVIAAGKLLPRLNFPLTLDSIHASRYRNATSGSDIHWLYKPTTSLAGRSVLIVDDILDEGHTLHAIADYCTDQGAQQVFTAVLFDKQLDREKPVSPDFVGLTVANHYLFGYGMDYKGYLRNAAGVYACKDVL; this is encoded by the coding sequence ATGAATCCCTTGCTTGAAGAAATCCGCTTGGTCGAACAACAGGCCCTGCTCTTGCACAGCGAGGCCGAAGTAGAAGCGGCGCTGGACGATATGGCGGCACACATCAACCGGACCTTGGCCGACAGCAATCTGTTGGTGTTGTGCGTGATCAACGGCGGCGTCATCGCCGCCGGCAAATTACTGCCTAGACTCAATTTTCCGTTGACCCTGGACAGTATCCACGCCAGCCGCTACCGCAATGCCACTTCCGGCAGCGACATCCATTGGCTGTACAAGCCGACCACTTCGCTAGCCGGACGTTCGGTACTAATCGTCGACGACATCCTCGACGAAGGCCATACGCTGCACGCCATTGCCGACTATTGTACGGACCAGGGGGCTCAACAAGTATTCACGGCCGTATTGTTCGACAAACAACTGGACCGGGAGAAACCGGTTAGCCCCGATTTTGTCGGCCTGACGGTCGCCAACCACTACTTGTTCGGCTACGGCATGGACTACAAGGGTTATCTGAGAAACGCAGCGGGCGTATACGCCTGCAAGGACGTGTTATGA
- a CDS encoding flagellar basal body-associated FliL family protein, which translates to MRTFILLFCLALSPVLAQANSGEKKAEENAGPVIEYIEMKPKFTVNLAEPKRYLMINVQLLVEGAEHVEKVKKHMPLLRHEMIMMLSGMHVADLQSMEQREGLRLKTKQLITDLLTKIQNSDGFRDVFFSEFLIQ; encoded by the coding sequence GTGCGAACATTTATTTTGTTGTTCTGTTTAGCGTTATCGCCCGTTCTGGCGCAGGCCAACTCGGGCGAAAAGAAAGCCGAGGAAAACGCCGGGCCGGTGATCGAATATATCGAAATGAAGCCGAAATTTACGGTGAATCTGGCCGAGCCGAAAAGATACCTGATGATTAACGTGCAGTTGTTGGTCGAAGGCGCCGAGCACGTCGAAAAAGTCAAAAAACATATGCCGTTGCTGCGGCACGAAATGATCATGATGTTGAGCGGCATGCACGTTGCCGATCTGCAATCGATGGAGCAGCGCGAAGGCTTGCGCCTGAAAACCAAACAACTGATTACCGATTTGCTGACCAAAATCCAAAACAGCGACGGTTTCAGAGACGTATTTTTTTCCGAATTCTTAATCCAATAA
- a CDS encoding HIT domain-containing protein, with protein sequence MTDFQLHPQLQQDCFRIGSLALSELLMMNDSQYPWFILVPRRANIKEIHQLNAADRQTLLNESCLLAETLSEQYRPDKLNIAAIGNLVPQLHLHHVVRYQTDKAWPAPIWGKFPAVPYNGDQPEQRLARMREALGAWLLD encoded by the coding sequence ATGACCGATTTTCAACTTCACCCGCAACTGCAACAGGATTGTTTTAGAATCGGCAGCCTGGCTTTGTCCGAGTTATTGATGATGAACGACAGCCAATACCCTTGGTTCATCCTGGTGCCGCGGCGTGCAAATATTAAAGAAATCCACCAATTGAACGCGGCGGACAGGCAGACCTTGCTTAACGAATCGTGCTTACTGGCCGAGACCTTGAGCGAACAATACCGGCCGGACAAACTGAATATTGCTGCAATCGGCAATCTGGTGCCGCAACTGCATTTGCACCACGTGGTGCGTTATCAAACCGATAAAGCCTGGCCGGCGCCGATCTGGGGAAAATTTCCGGCCGTACCGTATAACGGAGACCAGCCCGAGCAGCGCCTCGCGCGGATGCGCGAAGCGCTGGGAGCATGGTTATTGGATTAA